DNA sequence from the Alkaliphilus metalliredigens QYMF genome:
AAGAACAAGCAAAAAAACTCAATATTCCCATTAGCGAGTTCGGAGCCTTAGCCCTCAGCTCACAAAATCCTGTGGACTTAGGGGACCGATGTACAGTGTTTATTGAAACAAATGTCGCTGCCAGTATGAGTCAAGAAGCAAAAATTGAAGACATTGCAGCGGGATTATCCTACTCAATTGTAAAAAATTATTTAAATAAAGTAGTGGGTAAAAAAGAGATTGGTAAAAAGGTGTTTTTCCAGGGAGGGGTAGCCCATAATCAAGCTGTTGTGAATGCCTTTAGATCCATATTAGGTAAACAAGTAGAAGTACCGGATTTTTTTAGTGTGACAGGAGCCTATGGGGTTGCTATTTTAGCTAAGGAGCACATGGGAAATTCGGTTTCAGTCTTTAAGGGATTTGAATTAGAAGATGGGTTGACCTTTAAAAGAACAGAAAAGAAACAGATTACCACAGAAAGCAAAATAACAAAGGTATTTGAAGAAATTGAAAAGCATTATTTGGAGGGATATGAAACCATACTAGATCCCGCAAAGAGAACAGTTGGAATACCAAGGGTACTTTTCTTACACAAATTGTTTCCTCTATTCAATACTTTTTTTAAGGAATTAGGATTCAATGTCATTTTATCAGATAATAGTAATGAAGAAACCGTAGAATTAAGTCAAGAATTTTCAATGGAGGAAACCTGCTATCCGATCAAGCTGATTAATGGCCATGTGGCACAGTTACTTGAGAAGAAGGTTGACTATGTATTTTTACCTAGCCTCTATACCATGTCCCATCCAGTATCAACAACAAGGCAAAACTATGGATGTGTGTACATGCAGTGTTTTCCCAAGTTAATCAACCAAACCATGGAATTAGAAAGTAGGGGAGTTGAATTATTATCTCCGGCATTATCTTTTGAATTTGGTAAAAAGTATATGATGAAAACCCTTATGGAGCTTGGGAAAAAATTAAAAAAGAATTCAGTTCAGACAGCTCTAGCCCTAACAAAGGGGATGAAGCGGTTGAAGGAGTTTGAAATGAAGGTTGAAAAATTAGGTGAGAAAACGATACAAAGCTTAGGAAAAGATGAAAAAGCTTTTGTAATTATCACAAGAGCCTATGGGATTGCTGATCCTATCTTAAACATGGGTATTCCAGAGAAATTAGAAAAATTAGGCTATAAAGTGTTAAGTTTGTCGAATTTACCTGCCCATGACCAAGATACTTCAAAGGAACATCCGAATCTATATTGGCCCTTTGGTCAACACATATTGTCTGGAGCACAAATGATTAAACAGCATCCTAATTTATACCCAATCTATATCACAAATCATGGTTGTGGTCCCGATACGGCATTAGCCCATTATTTCAAAGAAGAAATGAAAGGAAAGCCCTATTTAAACATAGAGGTGGATGAGCACTTTTCCAGTGTGGGTGTGTTAACTCGGGTTGAAGCCTTTGTCAATAGTTTGAAATCCGAACCAGTTCTAGAGGGTGAAGTCCTAGAGATTAAGCAATATGCTGATATGGTCGTTCATAAGCCTACAAACATTAAATCAAAATTGCATGAGATAGATAAAAAAACAGTACTGTATTTGCCACATCTATATCCATACGCTCAAATGCTAGCCACTTACTTGCAGGCCAAAGGACATGAGGCTTACGTGCTACCAATGACGAATAAGAAGACCTTAGATTTAGGACGAAAGCACACATTGTCTAAGGAATACCTTTCCTTTACAGGCCTTGTTGGAGATGTGTTAAGACAGGCATTAAAGTGTGAGGAATCAAGTGAAAACTACGGATTTATCATTCCTACATCCGAGGGTTCAGAGGTGGGAGGGCAATACCATAGATTGCTTCGAGATAAATTAGATGGAGAAAAAAGACAAAAGGCAGAGATCATGGCTCCATTTATTGAAGATGTCATAAAAGACAGCACAATTTCCCGGGATATATTCTTGATGCTCTTAGGAGGAGATTTAATCAATACTGTATCAAGAAATAAAAGAGAAAAATATCTTGATAAAATTCAGAGTTTGATCCAAAAGAATGAATTGACTATTGATCACTTGAAAATCATGGCAAAAGAAATCTATAGCGGAATCAAAAGACCAGACCACTCAAAGAAAATTTTCGTTGTGGGGGAGGTAAATGTTTTATTCAATGATTTCATGAACAACAATACATTCAAAACCATGGAGGAGCAAGGGGTACAATTATTGTACGCTCCCCTCAGTGAATATATGTGGTTTGTCTGGAGAGATTATTTATCCCAACAAAACAATGGAAAAGAACTTGAAGCTCACAAAGAGCTAATTCGATTGTCGGGTTATATTCAAACGATATCCCGAATATTGATGGATGAAAGCACCTTTGAAAGGGATCTGGAAAGCCTTGTGCAAAGAGCAGATCAGCATTTAGGTCTTTATTCCGGTGGAAATGGGAGATATAGACATGCTAAAGTCATGGGAGATTTAAATGATATAAAGGGAATCATAACCGTTTCTTCGATGTATGAAAATACCAATACCATTTTAAATATATTATCCGAAGATAAAAACAACATTTCTAAAATACCGGTATTAAACATGACATTTGATGGAAATGAGAATGAAATAGATAAGTCTAAAATAGATTCCTTTACCTATTATGTACTGCAAGAGAATAATAGTGAGGAAGCAAGTAATGAAAGGGGGGCTTAAATTGAAACTGGAGGGGGTCTATAAAAATTTTGATGAAATAAAAGTATTACACAATTTTAATCTAGCAGTAGACGATAAGGAAATAACCTGTATTTTAGGACCCTCTGGATGCGGCAAATCGACTTTGTTGAATATCATGGCGGGAATTATAAAGCCCGATGTAGGTAGTGTAAAAGACAATAAAAAGAAAGTGGGATATGTGTTTCAAGAGGATCGATTACTTCCTTGGAAAACCGTATACGAAAACATAAAAATAGTCAATAAAAAAGCTTCGGATTTAAAGTTAAAGAATTTAATTAATCTTGTGGGGCTGACTGACTTTGAAAATAAATATCCGGGCCAATTAAGCGGTGGTATGAGGCAACGTTGTGCCATCGCAAGGGCCTTTAATTTTCAATCGGAACTGTTATTAATGGATGAGCCATTTAAATCACTAGACTATGATCTTCGGATCAATATGGTAAAAAGCCTAATTGATATATGGCATAAATGGAATAATGCGATTGTGTTTGTCACCCATGAAATCGATGAAGCCATATTACTGGGCAATAAAATTGTGGTCCTTTCTAAAAACCCCTGTACTGTAGAAACAATCATAAATGTAAATACACCTCAAAACCTGAGAAACCTTGAGGACAGAGAATTAGTAGCTGTAAGGACTAAGCTGATTAAGATTCTTTCAAATCAAAAGGATGCTAGTACCTATAAAAGTGCTTAGTCGGTGGCAAGAAAGAATATCGTAATTTAATGTGATCAAAAGTAACAATGAAGCTTTGAAAAATAGTAAACGAGGAGTGTTATGTATGAAAAAAGTAATGAGTTTGATTTTGATTTTAAGTTTAGCCCTAGCCATATTATCTGGATGCACGTCAAATGTTGACAATCAATCTGATGCAGCAGAGGTAGATGCATCAGAAGTGAATACAGAAGAGGTGGAAAAAGTAAGTATCAAGGTAGCTGCTCCTGCAGGTGCCCCAACCTTGAGTATGATCAAAATGTTTAAGGAAAATCCATCCTTTGGAGAACATGTAGAGGTAAGCTATGAATCTGTTAAATCTCCGGATTTAATGGCTTCTAGAATTATTTCAGGAGAAGTTGATATCGCAGTGGTACCGACTAATCTAGCAGCGACACTTTATAACCGAGGCGTGGACTATAAGCTGGCGGCATCAAGTGTATGGGGAATTCTTTATGTTGTTGGAAATGAAGAAATGACTAGCTGGGAAGACTTAAGAGGAAAAGAAATCTATACCATGGGAAGGGGAATGACTCCAGACATTGTTTTCAGATATCTTCTTTCTAATAATGGAATCGATCCAGATAATGATGTCACATTAACCTACATGGGAGAAGCCACTGAGCTTGCTTCAGCATTTATTGCTGGCAAAAGTGCCATATCAATTATGCCAGAGCCTGTACTTTCTAATGTCATGATGAAAAAGCAAGATACTAAAATAGTATTAGATTTACAAGAAGAATGGAGTAAATTAAATAATGGTGATTCAAGTTATCCTCAAGCCTCTCTGATGGTGAGAAATGATGTGGTTGAAAATAATCCAGAGCTTATCGAAATGTTTTTACAAGAATATGAAAGCAGTATTAGTTGGTTAGTCACAAATGCTGAAAAAGCAGGAGAATACAGTGAAGCGTTAGAAACTGGTCTATCTAAAGGCGTTGTTGTGGCAGG
Encoded proteins:
- a CDS encoding ABC transporter substrate-binding protein; protein product: MKKVMSLILILSLALAILSGCTSNVDNQSDAAEVDASEVNTEEVEKVSIKVAAPAGAPTLSMIKMFKENPSFGEHVEVSYESVKSPDLMASRIISGEVDIAVVPTNLAATLYNRGVDYKLAASSVWGILYVVGNEEMTSWEDLRGKEIYTMGRGMTPDIVFRYLLSNNGIDPDNDVTLTYMGEATELASAFIAGKSAISIMPEPVLSNVMMKKQDTKIVLDLQEEWSKLNNGDSSYPQASLMVRNDVVENNPELIEMFLQEYESSISWLVTNAEKAGEYSEALETGLSKGVVVAGLQRSNIEYRSSKTAREAIEKYLNVLFEYSPEVIGGKLPDEGFYLEN
- a CDS encoding acyl-CoA dehydratase activase, giving the protein MYSLGIDVGYSAIKFVLINKELQIIDRTYILHKGRIKEEIGQYFTKIISQYGSENINYGAATGQGSKFISEKQGITWINEVTSLVEGSWRVHPDVNTVIEIGGQSSKYITNMNQSDKSNMKISINSNCSAGTGSFIEEQVSRLDIKLEDYSKYTEEATFIPRIAGRCSVFAKTDIIHHQQEGTDAKDILLGLAYALVKNYRANVIKRSSIQKPILFTGGVAYNKAIIEALRETLKLNEEDVVVPEDCGNVAALGAAIIAMRDKISIDLSKVQIIIENTESKLSFIEDTVTFPPLNQYGKNDSLNKHDCKNVGLESEISGYIGLDIGSTSTNVLLMDQANHVIAFKYLRTLGDPIEAVRKGLLEIKKDMGKEIKVLGVGATGSGRYMAGDFVGADVIIDEITAQAKAAYSIDKEVDTIIEIGGQDSKFIKLENGIVSDFEMNKICAAGTGSFIEEQAKKLNIPISEFGALALSSQNPVDLGDRCTVFIETNVAASMSQEAKIEDIAAGLSYSIVKNYLNKVVGKKEIGKKVFFQGGVAHNQAVVNAFRSILGKQVEVPDFFSVTGAYGVAILAKEHMGNSVSVFKGFELEDGLTFKRTEKKQITTESKITKVFEEIEKHYLEGYETILDPAKRTVGIPRVLFLHKLFPLFNTFFKELGFNVILSDNSNEETVELSQEFSMEETCYPIKLINGHVAQLLEKKVDYVFLPSLYTMSHPVSTTRQNYGCVYMQCFPKLINQTMELESRGVELLSPALSFEFGKKYMMKTLMELGKKLKKNSVQTALALTKGMKRLKEFEMKVEKLGEKTIQSLGKDEKAFVIITRAYGIADPILNMGIPEKLEKLGYKVLSLSNLPAHDQDTSKEHPNLYWPFGQHILSGAQMIKQHPNLYPIYITNHGCGPDTALAHYFKEEMKGKPYLNIEVDEHFSSVGVLTRVEAFVNSLKSEPVLEGEVLEIKQYADMVVHKPTNIKSKLHEIDKKTVLYLPHLYPYAQMLATYLQAKGHEAYVLPMTNKKTLDLGRKHTLSKEYLSFTGLVGDVLRQALKCEESSENYGFIIPTSEGSEVGGQYHRLLRDKLDGEKRQKAEIMAPFIEDVIKDSTISRDIFLMLLGGDLINTVSRNKREKYLDKIQSLIQKNELTIDHLKIMAKEIYSGIKRPDHSKKIFVVGEVNVLFNDFMNNNTFKTMEEQGVQLLYAPLSEYMWFVWRDYLSQQNNGKELEAHKELIRLSGYIQTISRILMDESTFERDLESLVQRADQHLGLYSGGNGRYRHAKVMGDLNDIKGIITVSSMYENTNTILNILSEDKNNISKIPVLNMTFDGNENEIDKSKIDSFTYYVLQENNSEEASNERGA
- a CDS encoding ABC transporter ATP-binding protein, giving the protein MKLEGVYKNFDEIKVLHNFNLAVDDKEITCILGPSGCGKSTLLNIMAGIIKPDVGSVKDNKKKVGYVFQEDRLLPWKTVYENIKIVNKKASDLKLKNLINLVGLTDFENKYPGQLSGGMRQRCAIARAFNFQSELLLMDEPFKSLDYDLRINMVKSLIDIWHKWNNAIVFVTHEIDEAILLGNKIVVLSKNPCTVETIINVNTPQNLRNLEDRELVAVRTKLIKILSNQKDASTYKSA